A window of the Thermoleophilia bacterium SCSIO 60948 genome harbors these coding sequences:
- a CDS encoding OsmC family peroxiredoxin codes for MAIDRTASITWKGDLQSGEGTLTSGTGAFGPLDLTFARRAGEPEGHSSPEELIAAAHAGCYAMAFSNALAQAGNPADQLDVEATCSFDAKEIKITSVALKVRGDVPGLDDSEFRRLADEAEQSCPVSNALRGNVDITVDASLNG; via the coding sequence ATGGCTATTGACCGCACCGCATCAATCACATGGAAGGGCGACCTCCAGTCCGGCGAGGGCACCCTCACCTCCGGCACAGGCGCCTTCGGCCCACTCGACCTCACCTTCGCGCGCCGCGCCGGCGAGCCCGAGGGGCATTCCAGCCCCGAGGAGCTGATCGCGGCCGCGCACGCCGGTTGTTACGCGATGGCGTTCTCGAACGCCCTTGCTCAGGCGGGCAACCCGGCCGACCAGCTCGACGTCGAGGCGACCTGCTCGTTCGACGCGAAGGAGATCAAGATCACGTCGGTCGCGCTCAAGGTACGCGGTGACGTACCGGGCCTCGACGACTCGGAGTTCCGTCGTCTCGCCGACGAGGCCGAGCAGTCCTGCCCGGTCTCGAACGCGCTGCGCGGAAACGTCGACATCACCGTCGACGCCTCGCTGAACGGCTGA
- a CDS encoding type II secretion system protein produces MLNKLRERAQGESGFTLIELLVVMLIIGLLAAIAIPSFFNQRDKANDADAKEQVRTAQTAMETYATDNNGSYTGATKAKLVAIEPSLSDAGTRFSEPTVTDADTYEVTVEAETTATDFSIKNDAGTLTYTCTPAGGGCPTGGDWG; encoded by the coding sequence ATGCTCAACAAGCTCCGTGAGCGCGCCCAGGGTGAGTCCGGTTTCACCCTGATCGAGCTCCTGGTCGTGATGCTGATCATCGGTCTGCTCGCCGCGATCGCCATCCCGTCCTTCTTCAACCAGCGCGACAAGGCCAACGACGCCGACGCCAAGGAGCAGGTCCGCACGGCCCAGACGGCCATGGAGACCTATGCGACCGACAACAACGGTTCCTACACCGGAGCCACGAAGGCGAAGCTGGTCGCGATCGAGCCGTCGCTCAGCGATGCCGGCACGCGCTTCTCTGAGCCGACCGTGACGGATGCGGACACCTACGAGGTCACCGTCGAGGCGGAGACGACGGCGACGGACTTCAGCATCAAGAACGACGCGGGAACCCTGACCTACACCTGTACACCGGCCGGCGGCGGTTGCCCGACCGGGGGCGACTGGGGCTGA